CATTTTCTCACttcattaatataaaaatcccattttctCATCAATTACAATTTCTTATATAGATAAATCTTTAAAGTCGCCACATTTTTGTCATAACCATCAAAGGAAATAAGAAGGGGAAAGAAGTAATTAATGAAGGATTGGGGGGTGAAACTGCAAAATCTGGCGGGCAGAATCAAGAAATTTGGAATAGGGAGATTGGGAGTGGGCCCTACTGATGAGAATCTCAGTAACAAACTCCCAGCTGTGCTGCTGTGGCCAATTGGAAAATTTCATTGAGTCTCAGAGagaaataagagagagagagagagagagagagagagagagagaggcagcaGAGCAGAACAAAGAaacaattctctctctcactctttcTCAGACGCATACAGTTTCAGTCCCTTCTCCTACCACcctccattctctctcttatctgtctctctctaccagttcttgattttgtgaaaacaaagcTTTTCTGATACAAAAGGTTAAGAGCTTTGTGTTTGTGGGAGTAATTAAGCCTTCATttttaagctttttttttcttcatcttcatgtGCTTGTGTGTAATTCTGATCATTTGGTTTATGTGAAAATGCTGCAGAGAGACAAAACAGACCCATAAAAGGCAAAAGGCTCCAGAAGACAAATTAAAGACTGGTCCAAAAATGTATGAAGATACAGTAGGCTGCAACTTTGACCAAAACTCCATGCCAGAATCAGCAGAAAGTGTCCTCAACCTCAACCCTCTTCccccaccacctccaccacaaGTACTCATGCCTTCTCCCTCAGAAacccacaacaacaacaacaacaacagcttTTCTGTTGCAGAAAACTTGAGACTCTCCATGGAAGAGCTCTCCTACCCTCATCAACAAGATCATCATGCTGCCATGGAAATTGAGCTCCAAAATGAACTTGGGTTCAATCCATACAGCACCAATACTGACCAGAACAACCATAGCAGCCATTTGGTTTCCTTTGAGCAACAAACCAATTGGGACAATATTCATGGTGTCCATGATCAGATGCAGCAACAATTACAAGATGGTGCTAATGGTCCATACCCACCTACACCTGACCTTCTCAACCTTTTCAGCTTACCTAGATGCTCACCCTCTTCTGTTCTCCAAAACTCGTCCATTAACTTCACaaaccccaaccccaaaagCTCGaatttccctaactctttggGGTTCCTCGGAGATGTCCATGGTGGGATTGACACCCCGCCAGGGACAGCGAGTTCGGTTCTCTATGACCCACTTTTCCATTTGAACCTGCCTCCACAGCCACCATTGTTCAGGGAATTGCTTCAGTCCTTGCCACATGGGTACAGCTTGCCaggctcaagaaatgggtcTTTGTTTAGTAGTGGTGGGGATGACAGAGAGGGGATTGGAGGAGGGGTTTACTCCGATGGGATTAATAATGGGAGGCAATTTGAGAATGGGGTGTTGGAGTTCTCCAGAGAAATGGGTTCTattggaagaggaagagatgTCAAAGGGACGAAACACTTTGCCACTGAGAAACACAGAAGAGTCCAGTTGAATGGCAAGTACAGTGCCTTGAGGGATTTGGTTCCAAACCCAACAAAGGTATatacttcaaattcaaaatttcacatCCTATCACTGCAAAAATATATGCTACTGAGTTTGATTAAATTTCACGAAAAAAATGCATATTAGTTGTTTTGAAGTTTTAACTGGGTAATGATTTCATGAATCACAGTGTATGGCATTTTGATATCCAAGTTATTGGCTTGTAGTTTCCCaagtttttgtctttttttttttggctggaTAGTCATATATTTTGCTGAATTTAATGTTTGCCTTTTGGTCTTTGGGGAACAATTAATTGGAGGAAAGACTGATAGAGCATCAATTGTGGGAGATGCAATTGATTACATAAAGGAGCTTCTGAGGACAGTGGATGAGCTGAAATTGCTGGTGGAGAAGAAAAGGtgtgggagagagaggagcaaGAGGCGCAGGACTGAACAAGATGGTGGTGCTGGAGATGATGAGAGCTGCAACATGAAGCCTCTTGGTGACCCTCATGACCAGTCCTACAACAATGGCTCTCTGAGGAGCTCATGGCTTCAGAGGAAATCCAAGGACACTGAGGTCGATATCCGCATTATCGATGatgaagttacgatcaaactggttcagaggaagaagatcaaTCTGTTGCTGTATGTGTCCAAGCTTCTTGATGAGCTGCAGCTTGATCTGCATCATGTTGCTGGTGGACACATTGGCAATTCCTACAGCTTCTTGTTCAACACCAAGGTTGGTAGTCTGCAATTTGTCCCAGTTCGTTTTTCTTTCATACAGGTGGTGcggtttttaattaattatggttAATTTGGTTTTAAATCTACAGATGTATGAAGGGTCATCTTTGTATGCAAGTGCCATAGcccaaaagctcattgaggTTCTGGACAAACAATATGCAGCAGTTCCACCTACCAACAGTTTTTAGGGAGGCATGAGTTGTTCCTTGGGATTAATAGATACTTTCTCTGTTGTTGATCTTACTATATGATGCTGAATTTTAAAAGTAGACAATAAACTTGGTGTGACAGAAGCATGAAATAGAACATTAGGACTTATATATTTTCTGGGTTTGCATGGTTTTGATAATTAGTCACTTTAATGTGGCTTGACCAACGAAGCCTATAAAGCCTATGATTTGAATTCAGATTAGACTACTACAGACAAGTTACCTGAGTTAAAGTAGAGTTAAGACAAGTTACCTGAGTTAAAGTAGAGTTAAAGCAAGTTACCTGAGTTACTTTTATTTACTTGAGTTACCTTTTGTAAACTTGAGTTACTTTCATTCTGTCTTTAAATAGAGGCCTGAGCCTCAGCTAGAatcaagcttttcttttcagaagttttttcagtttcaaaatGTTCTTTCAGAGATCATGTTCTGAAGAACAACCTTAGGATGAGAGTAAGCTTTGCACTTTGTAAGTTTTACTTTTAATgaacttattttaaattaagttatgaagaatattattttcatgtatttcattatttttattataatgtaTACATTATCTTGCATAGCTTTGCTCCTTCTCTCCTTCTTCCCTTTCTGGTATCAGAGCCGTAAGCGTTGTAAGAATTAGTCTTAGGTCGCAACTCATCCAACCCAAGTGGCTGGTTTAGGATTTCTGAGTTGAAGtcttttgatttcttctttatctttcttttatcCTTTGGGCTTC
The Prunus dulcis chromosome 2, ALMONDv2, whole genome shotgun sequence DNA segment above includes these coding regions:
- the LOC117619205 gene encoding transcription factor bHLH10-like encodes the protein MYEDTVGCNFDQNSMPESAESVLNLNPLPPPPPPQVLMPSPSETHNNNNNNSFSVAENLRLSMEELSYPHQQDHHAAMEIELQNELGFNPYSTNTDQNNHSSHLVSFEQQTNWDNIHGVHDQMQQQLQDGANGPYPPTPDLLNLFSLPRCSPSSVLQNSSINFTNPNPKSSNFPNSLGFLGDVHGGIDTPPGTASSVLYDPLFHLNLPPQPPLFRELLQSLPHGYSLPGSRNGSLFSSGGDDREGIGGGVYSDGINNGRQFENGVLEFSREMGSIGRGRDVKGTKHFATEKHRRVQLNGKYSALRDLVPNPTKTDRASIVGDAIDYIKELLRTVDELKLLVEKKRCGRERSKRRRTEQDGGAGDDESCNMKPLGDPHDQSYNNGSLRSSWLQRKSKDTEVDIRIIDDEVTIKLVQRKKINLLLYVSKLLDELQLDLHHVAGGHIGNSYSFLFNTKMYEGSSLYASAIAQKLIEVLDKQYAAVPPTNSF